One Streptomyces mobaraensis NBRC 13819 = DSM 40847 DNA segment encodes these proteins:
- a CDS encoding permease prefix domain 1-containing protein, with the protein MTPDGPADRLADGPEAPRSDVLTAADPVEDHLTALGAALHGPPAAKARLLEELRGSLQDAVAAHVHAGMNRDLAAERAVRDCGSVDELLPACQHELTIAQVRQTARATAAATPLLLAAWYLLHTTAPSGAWHLTHTAHLLATRITTFTALAALLAFAVIALTGTLARWIPTPSRLPRTVAWTSTAVTASMALCTLVLATTMPLTDHWPLTTLATLLTAASHAVTAGPARASRLCARLPVPTLRP; encoded by the coding sequence ATGACCCCCGACGGCCCGGCGGACCGGCTCGCCGACGGCCCGGAAGCACCCCGAAGCGACGTCCTCACCGCCGCCGACCCCGTCGAGGACCACCTCACCGCCCTCGGCGCGGCGCTCCACGGCCCGCCCGCCGCCAAGGCACGCCTGCTGGAGGAGCTGCGCGGCAGCCTGCAGGACGCGGTGGCGGCCCATGTCCACGCGGGCATGAACCGCGACCTGGCGGCGGAACGCGCCGTCCGCGACTGCGGATCCGTGGACGAACTCCTCCCCGCCTGTCAGCACGAGCTGACCATCGCCCAGGTCCGGCAGACCGCCCGCGCCACCGCGGCGGCCACCCCCCTCCTCCTCGCCGCCTGGTACCTCCTCCACACCACCGCCCCCTCCGGCGCCTGGCACCTCACGCACACGGCGCACCTGCTGGCCACCCGGATCACCACCTTCACCGCCCTGGCCGCGCTCCTGGCCTTCGCGGTGATCGCCCTGACGGGCACCCTGGCGCGCTGGATACCGACTCCGTCCCGGCTCCCCCGGACGGTGGCGTGGACGAGCACGGCGGTCACCGCGTCCATGGCGCTGTGCACCCTGGTCCTCGCCACCACCATGCCCCTCACCGACCACTGGCCCCTGACCACCCTGGCCACCCTCCTCACCGCGGCCTCCCACGCCGTCACCGCGGGCCCGGCCCGAGCCAGCCGCCTGTGCGCACGACTGCCTGTGCCGACGCTGCGCCCCTGA
- a CDS encoding PadR family transcriptional regulator: protein MRQNAVRGHLDGLLLAVLETGPLHGYAIITAVQQRSNGMLELRTGTIYPALNRLERLGFLRSTWEADGERRRRRYELTDAGRHTLAAERTAWHEFTTAIGSVLNPAARPGLAS, encoded by the coding sequence ATGAGGCAGAACGCTGTACGGGGACATCTCGACGGGCTGCTGCTCGCCGTACTGGAGACCGGCCCGCTCCACGGGTACGCGATCATCACGGCGGTCCAGCAGCGCAGCAACGGCATGCTGGAGCTCCGCACCGGCACCATCTATCCGGCGCTCAACCGCCTGGAACGGCTGGGGTTCCTGCGGAGCACCTGGGAGGCCGACGGCGAGCGGCGGCGGCGCCGTTACGAGCTGACGGACGCCGGCCGGCACACGTTGGCCGCCGAACGGACCGCCTGGCACGAGTTCACCACGGCGATCGGCTCCGTCCTCAACCCGGCCGCGCGCCCCGGGCTCGCCTCATGA
- a CDS encoding tetratricopeptide repeat protein, whose translation MTAQQSAVEQAQVLIDFDRYEEARELLSRRIAEDPGDLRAWVKIGYCHLNLEQEQQARDAAAEALTLDPEDYGALILRAQALTRGPGASWLEVEPVLREAVRVDPHHWYGYAMLADAVWRMSLLRYAQATGATKLEHHEIDRVSREAADLVMEALRLGPEEVYAHEVALRIAGASGNSTVADQLERAILRIDPTHADALASQTRKAAQAPGVKAVQAADLYAAGLAAAPDSAELQHGLDQATYRMLRGIRWLALLCVGLAAAGVDLFAGDGATQRQLPLPLGQRLWDLVPMAAIWFVGGLLRYRRRRAGVQLNVRSLIRRRRWARVVVAQAGWAMLCAVLIVEVPWTDRSLPQVLFWAGLVPTFATLWFDRAKTR comes from the coding sequence GTGACGGCACAGCAGTCGGCGGTCGAGCAGGCCCAGGTCCTCATCGACTTCGATCGCTACGAGGAGGCCCGAGAGCTGCTGTCGCGGCGCATAGCCGAGGACCCCGGCGACCTCCGCGCCTGGGTCAAGATCGGTTACTGCCACCTGAACCTCGAGCAGGAACAGCAGGCCCGGGACGCGGCGGCCGAAGCCCTCACACTCGACCCGGAGGACTACGGAGCGCTCATCCTCCGCGCCCAGGCGCTGACGCGCGGCCCCGGCGCCTCCTGGCTCGAGGTCGAGCCCGTGCTGCGCGAAGCGGTCCGCGTCGACCCCCACCACTGGTACGGATACGCCATGCTCGCCGACGCCGTCTGGCGCATGTCGCTCCTCCGCTACGCCCAGGCGACCGGCGCCACGAAGCTTGAGCACCACGAGATCGACCGCGTCTCCCGCGAGGCGGCCGACCTGGTCATGGAAGCGCTGCGGCTGGGACCCGAGGAGGTGTACGCCCACGAGGTCGCCCTCCGGATCGCCGGCGCCTCGGGCAACAGCACCGTCGCCGACCAGCTCGAACGCGCCATCCTCCGCATCGACCCCACCCACGCCGACGCCCTGGCCTCCCAGACCAGGAAGGCCGCCCAGGCCCCGGGCGTCAAGGCCGTCCAAGCCGCCGACCTCTACGCCGCCGGCCTCGCCGCCGCACCGGACTCCGCCGAGTTGCAGCACGGCCTCGACCAGGCCACCTACCGCATGCTGCGCGGCATACGGTGGCTCGCCCTGCTCTGCGTGGGTCTCGCCGCCGCGGGCGTGGACCTGTTCGCCGGCGACGGCGCGACACAGCGGCAACTGCCGCTGCCCCTCGGCCAGCGCCTGTGGGACCTCGTGCCGATGGCCGCCATCTGGTTCGTCGGCGGCCTGCTGCGCTACCGCCGCCGACGCGCCGGCGTCCAGCTCAACGTGCGGTCCCTGATCCGCCGTCGCCGCTGGGCCCGCGTCGTGGTCGCCCAGGCCGGCTGGGCCATGCTCTGCGCCGTGCTGATCGTCGAAGTCCCCTGGACGGACCGGTCGTTGCCGCAGGTGCTGTTCTGGGCGGGGCTGGTGCCGACGTTCGCCACGCTCTGGTTCGACAGGGCGAAGACCCGCTGA